The nucleotide window CTTGTTGGTGTGGAGCCTTTTCTGGtccagaagctgctgctgcaagCTAGCACCTGTTGctgaactagcggggatttaaaaatggcggcgcccggcaagatgcaaatgaagcccaggatatttaaatcccgggcttcatttgccacttcgattgactacattaaccaccctagttcgaactagggtagtagtgtagacatacccagactgtccTCCTGAGACCATACTGATTGCAACCAGATTTTGGGCACTCTGTCAGAGCCATGGTGtctaacatgctagccactagccacatgtagctagtcAGCCAGTTGAATGCGGCTAGTTCTCTAgagaactggttggataccacAGAAGCTTTCTATTGAATTAGTTTCCCATCTGAAGGTACAATGTCCCATTGGACAAGCTATTGGCAATGACACTGCCTAACTCTGATTACAAGTACCTGGATACCCTGCTGGGCATCTCACACCAACAAAGGAGCTTTTGTCCCTGATCTATGTTCAGAAACTCAGCTTGGCCATTGGGTGCCCCCTTAGGGGAACTATACTGTGGCTTTGGAGAGCAGACTACTGAATACCCTGTTGCCTTTGCTCTTGTCCTCAGTATTCAGTCGAGTCACAGTGTACCACCATGAGGATTGTACATACGGATTAGTCTTTCTAATTCTGAGATCTTCTCAACTCCCATAGAGTCAAGGATCCAACCTCATTTTATTGTATGTAACAGACTTTCTGGCACCAAAGTGCCTCTGCCGCTGCTAAGGCTGGGGAGCTATCTTCATGgctccccctctgccagcctgcTGAATGCTCTGCATGACTCCCTGTTGGGGTGACATCCCTGACCGGGCTTGCAGCCCCCTTCTACTGGCCCATGTCTTGGTCCaggccctgctctcagggcatatacggtacccaaAATCCCCAAAAGTCtcagccctgctctcagggcatatacggtacccaaAATCCCCAAAAGTCTtggccctgctctcagggcatATACAATAGCCAGGCCCAGTTCTGGGGAAAAGCCTCTCCAGGCCCAAGTGACTCCCCAGGTGCAGCAAGGGGTGTTAGGAGgagccaggccctccctctccaccggctccaggcccagggccctgtggacAGGCACTCTAGGTCCTGCCAgcttggtggggaatccagcTGCCACGCACCAAGCTGGATCAGGaaagctctgccctgggccacttcctaccacccTAGCACCCCCCTTTCCTAGCCTGTCCATCTGCGGCGGTCCTTACCAGGGCTGGGGTTGGCAGGGTAGGTGTGCCCGTTACTCCACAGGGTTGGGGTCAGCTTCACTCCCAGGGTCCCACACCAGCCTTAAGTTGAGTCAGAGATGCCACTGGATTTGCAGCCTAGCTCCTCCTGACCTCTATCTGCCCTCTCCTCTGCTGGGCCACTGCCTGCCTTATATACTGGCccggctgggagcatgcccagcagggctgtaagggcggggccctttcagccagctgggcctgggctactctcaGCCCTCTAGTGTGGGGCTTGTTTGCCCCATCACCCTCCCCATTAAAAgagactggagctgcagcaaggaGCCCTCCCAAACAGGGGGTCCAagggccctctgccctgactGAGAAAACGGGTCCTTTGTCCATCCCTGTTGAGAtgaagggagaggagtggggtagCTCTCAGGAGCTGCCTTGAGCCTGGGTGTATCTGTTTTGATGGGTGAGTTGAGCTTGCACTGTTTCATTTCCAACCTCCCACAGTCCCCTGCTGGACCAGTATAGGTGACACCTGCAGATAATGCCACACTGAGGAGCATGAGACTGGCCAGGCCTTTCAAAGCTACTGTTTCAGGCTGGCTACAGACTCGGGCAGACATCTCTGCATTGGTTCCACTTGGATCATATTTTCAAGATTTGCTTTACagaaccctgagctttccttaCACACtggaagggccagtgtagtcagatGATTCCAGATCTGGGGGCTCGGCCCGGTCTGGGGACTCGACTCAGGCCTGCAGAGCCTATGGCTAGTTAGTCCAGCCCTGCCCGGGATCGGTAACGCTGGCCCAAGGCTCGTCCCTGGTGGGGAACAGCTGTGGCCCTTCATGTCCCACTCTGTGGTTCAGCTCCCAGTGCGTACCCTGCACTGCATTCTGGGTAAGGCCTGCACAGCCATGGAGGGGACCGGGAGGGAGCCTAGTACCCCGTGCTCCCTTGTGTGGCTGCCTAGGCCTGAGTCCTGTAGCTGGCGTTGGGTACTTTGTGCTGGAAGTAGCTCTGCAatgctggggaagggcagggaaagaggaggggcaggTTTCCGATCAGAAGACGATATCGTTGTAGCCCAAGAACACAAGGACAAGCCTCGGTGTTGCCCTCAGTACACTTACAGGAGCACGCTGAGAGCACAACGGCTGTTAAAGCATTTTATTCACTGAGACCCTTGCAGACAAAAGGCGTCTTGATTCAGTACATATCCGTGGCACGTCTCAGAGAGCCGACTTTGCCACTCATGGAGCCCCACTCGCTGAATCTCCTGTACTCCCCTGGCCTCAGCAGGTATTGGCGGCCTCTGTAATTGGGCATTTCGTAAAGGATCCAGTGCCCCTCCAGCACGGAGCAAGAGAGCATCTCGTGGGAGCGTAGCTGGTCCATGACTTGCGGAGAGTCCTCGGTTAGCTCTGCCATGTTGCCTCTGTGATCCTCCTTCTCGTAGATCTTTATCCTGTAGGTGCCCCTGTGCTGTGACAGAAATGAGAGAGGGTAATAGAGTGACCGCAGCAGGCTGGCTGCCTGTGATCCTAGGCCCCgagtcagctctgtgcactgctcccTTGGTGCAAAGGGTGCTTaaagctgcctctgctccccgGAGGAGGGGAAGACTCAAATACTGCATCCACCCATGCAACGCAGACCTGTGCCAGCCATGTCTCCCCCTGGCTGTAGGGAgcaggtctggggtgaggaggagggagcCCGACCCGGTTCAaaaggggagaggctgcagtgtgCAACACTGGCCAATCCTCAGCCAGCACTTTGTTCCCAGAAGCTACAGAATTTTCTGATGGGGGCAGTTTCAGGCTTCAGCAGCTCCAGAGTCAAGAATACAGAGAAGTGGTTCAGTCCAAAAGAGTGATCGAAAACATTGGGTCCAATTCTCCCTTCACGATGGTGTTACTCTGCGGGGATGAGTGAGCTACTTCTTAGTTTACACCAGTCTGTGGGGAGTGGGCCCAGTGTATCCCTAAATCACCAGAAATTACTGACACTTTGAGCTAAGAAGGGAAAAGAGATGCTGCCATTTACTGTCCACAGGCTTCACCACAGAATAGCTGGCCTTGAACAAGCGGGAGTAGTGGAAGCTTTCCGATGCTCTCCTACAGTGCCCCTTGGAGGAAAAAAGCAGCCCTAGTTCACAGTCTGAGAAATCTCTAGTGAAAATGATCAAGCAACTGCCctgttgccatttaaaaaaaaaaaaaagagaagcaaaaagcaaaagcaaactcACAGGTGGGATGAGCCGGCAGGACTTCATGGAGGTGCTGAAACCCTCCGACTGCATGTCAGGATAGTCGCCCCTTTTCAGAAAGCACTGCTGTCCCTGGAAGTTGGGACGTTCATAGAGCATGAAGCAGCCACTTTCCACTCGGACCGAGTTACAGCGGCTGAGCTGACTTTGAAAATCCGGATGGTCGCCGCTGCACTCAAAAGAGCGGCCCTGGAAGTTTCTGTCCTCGTAAAGGGTGATCTAGAACAAGGAACAAATGGCAGCAACTTCAGTAACATGCTGTATTGTTAGAATGAGTCCTGGCATTTGGGTTTCTTTCCCTGCAGTGTCTGGCCATTACATCTGAATCACACTCATTACATTATTTACTCCTTTGGCTTCAGCTGAATTTTCATGAAATGTTTCATGAATAGGGATTAGTACAGATGCAAAGTCCCCTAGGCATGTATTCTTCAGTCGCCTCCCCTGTACAGGCATAGGCCAGGAGTAACTCCGCTGCTacagctatggctacactgcacccTATATCGGCTGCGAATATTCCTCCACTCGCTTAGGTGGGTTTTTTACGCTGATGGGGTTGACTTGCAGCATCTTCACTAGATGTGCTGCAGTGGTGAAGCTGTACTGGTACAGCTACACCGATGCTGCACTGTATGTCTAGACATAACCAAATTCTGATGTATATTAGAGAAGAATCGGGTCCTTGGCATCAGACTGACACACTGAACTGCCCAATCCAGACAGGCGTCTTACCTTTCCCATCGTAGCTGGATTCAGGCGACAAGCCATAGTACCCCAGCAGGGCAACTGCCTTTTTATACCTCGCAGCCAGTGCTCAGGGCGCACACGTCAACAAAGGTCTTTTCTCTGTTCATCAAGCCAACTCATGACTCTGGGTCTCATTCACTCTTTGTACTAGTGTCCATAGCTTTTGTGTAGTGGGGAACAGGTTTTATTCCTATTGTTACCAATGAGCAGTTCCAGGCCCTGCATCTGTCAGCACAGCCGTTTTTACACTGAAGACAGCATAGTTCAGGAAAAGAGAGAAACTTCTGGCAGAGTGACAGAGGGGACGGGATGTCAGCGCCATCACAGTCCTTTTCTGTAGAGTCTCTGCAGCTGCATTGTTAGTAGCGAATGGACAAGTGGCACAATGAAGATGCAAGAGAGTTCAAAGGATAAAATAGAAaatagggggggaaaaaaccagaaATGTGTACGTCAAAGAAAAAGTGTTGAAAGGGCTGAGGGAGCCATCACATGTGTGTTAGCCATTCAGAAGTTTGGAGTCAGCAAAATATGGAGACCGGAACCTCCTGCGGAGAGACCAGCATGAGACAAGCAGCCGTTCAGTAGATGTGCAGTGTCCCACCCCTCACACGCAGCCACACAGGGCTCTCCTGAGTCCCTAGGTGTGGCTGTTTCCCACTCACCTCTCCACCGCACATCTGAAATGCTTGAGCCTGCAGCGCAGAAAGTCTGGCAGGCTGAAGCCAGGCCCTGCATCTTTCCATAAGGCTGACTGATGAGAGAGACATTTTTTAGCAAGGAAGCAGCTTGTTCCATTTTTCTCAGCGATGTGACACTGTCCACTGTGCATGATAACCACGTCCAAATTGATCATCTGATGATGAGTCAGTATTGAGCCACTTCCCATGTAGCTCTGAAAAGTGGCACTGGCCCTTATCTCCTGGATTTCGCCAAGAAGGTTCTTTGCTGTAATATAACGCCTGAGATTAGAGAGGGCACTTGGAGTTTGTTGGTCTCATAGTCCCTGTTAGCATCATAATTTAACTCAATTGCATAGCAACTAGCTTTGTGAGGGGAATGTATCACCACGAGGGACAACAATATTCTCCAGCTCAATAGCAAGAGGGTTAGTTCCACACTGTACAGTGTTTGTCCATTAGCTGCCCAACTGGAGCTAAACAATCTTGTACTTCTGCGGTTTGATTTTCTGATCGCACTAGGTGATATAATTCTTACTGCTAAGTGTGCAAGCTAGAGTTACACGTAGACATTCTGGCTTTGGGTCATGTGCCAGGCATTGCCCATTCAAAAATCTCTTGTGTTCTCATGAAGCATAAACTTGCCACCACTGCCTTTGATGCTATGAGCTTAAATTTCCACTTCCTGCAATAGCCACTGATGGCTGTCATGTCTTGGATCAGGTTGTCCATAATCTTTTTGAAATATCTGTCTCTTGACACTAGCAAGATGTCACCTGCATATTTGAATGGCCTTAAATTGAGGCAGATCATTTGAAAATATCTTGGAAAGAAATGAGGGGAGAAGGctgtgtagaagctattttatgtttagctagaagccatcttgtataacagaaagcacttcagctttttgtctttgcacgtaggccagagtgaactttctatcaccccatgcaccaggccaagacagatgtgctattggaatgtgttaattgggctggttcagagaggagaggtactccctcgtacctgtccaccatcttgttgataaggctttgtttttcctagtttaattgattatttctgtaattggatgccctgacatcagactgtttggctaagggtataaagatcctaggattgattgtattagcagctttactgggcccggctttgctgggaccacgtttggctcactttgctttactgatcaataaagcaaatcagttgttagccgcctaaacagagaggagcgtgtctTTGCTTCGACAGCTGTGTTGGAACCCTTCCCccaatgctttatgaaatgggcttatggacatgaatatacataactcaaaggtgctttgagtgAATTATTTAATCTATTATGTATTATGAACAGAGACGGAGGCACAGACAAGGATACCAATGCTAggatagggaaagcaacagctgcattcAAGACTCTTTGTCCCATATGAAGTTCACAAATGATATCTGCGAAAACGaatcttcaacacaaatgtgaagtgtgtgctcttgtatggatgTGGGACCTGGCATAttaaagtcttcaaatcacaaactacagacattcataaacagatgcctgaggaacatccttcacatcaaatggcaagactgtcacaaatgaggagctctggaacagagcaggacaagaaccacttgacgCTCAAATCAAGagagaaagtggggatggctaggccacactctcggaaaaccatcatccagcatagtccgTCAAGCTCTCGCATGGAACCCTCAAGGAaaacgcaaaagaggaagacctcggacaatgtggagaagatctactgagattgaaggacaacaactggggtcagctactcctggagtcagctagaagttttgtctcaagacagagcgAAGTGggggagacttgtagatgaccaaTGCTCCACTCATAGTACATGGCTTtaagaagaagcagcagccattaatcttcatgtcatgatccgctgattctgtttatcttactttgatgtgtgtaacatttgtgtgtgtaaaattagacatatagaGTGGGGAATACGTTGTGCGTTTTAAAtatgtgaatgagagacatggagggtgttacccaattgttaaacaatctcttttgtccttacgtctgagcagtggttggtagggagtggcctcaattctttaacaaaaagaataggaaagcagagccttttggctgggctgctccTGAAGGAaaggaaccaaagaccccagggtggggagacagtcctggtttggaggggcagctgaaaaagaggttttagggtgagtttgagtaagtttgcactgaggtttcagtgtagaattagccaagcgtttttgtttcttttgatttgtaacctactttgctctgcctgttctcacttattaccatttaaatcctactgcttccacttaataaaaGCAGCATGAGACGAGCAGCCATGCTGTACATGTGCAGTGTCCCATGCCTCACACGCAGGCACACAGGGCTCTCCTGAGTCCCTAGGCGTGGCTGTTTCCCACTCATCTCTCCAGCGCACATCTGAAACTGTTGAGCGTGTAGCACAGATAGTGTGGGAGGCCCAATCCAGGCAGTCTCTCATCTGGCTGGCTCACTGACGAATAAAGTTGCAATCTGCTCATCACAGTGTAAGTTTCTACCACGGGCAGTGCTGGCCTTAGGCCAATTCGACCGATTCCCCCAAATCGGGCCCTTgcccctgaacctggaagtgtgCCGGGGACCTGCTCctgcaatatgtggagctgggtctctcccccggctctgcctggagcgggccctagCCCCCTGCTGTCAGCCACCCCTGtgtgtcctcccaccccacccccagagcgtcTTTCTGGGCCCCAGACCATCCCAGCCCTGCGTGGCTCTCAGCGCGGCTCCCCcttggtggctgctgctgccatgcgcagCGTTGCAAGTGGGCGGGGAGGACAATGGGGCGTGATATGATGTCatggcctgggattttaaaactcctggGAGCCACGTTGTGGGGCATGGCCTGCCTCTGGGTTCAAAATCTGGGGCCTGAGTGCAGACATCGTCCCCGcacagtggaaggcagaaggtagggaaggggcttgtgcaaggaaggggcttgggcagaggggaaggggaagggaaaagggattgggctgagggagaggggcTTAGGCagagggggggcggaggaggaaggggcttgggtggagggggaggaggaagaaacgggaaggcaccaagagacggggtggaggagagacaaatggcagggggccaagtgcagacaatgaggaaaagggcaggaggggaggggtcagtgggaggggggacagggtgatgctgggagaggagaggagggggaagagcattGGGGtctagaggaggaggggaaggtgctgggagaaggcttgaaagaaggggtgggcatgagaaaggtggggatggagcaagtcatgtgtgagggcacagaggggcaggaggagaatgggggcagagggtggtgagggggggcatcagggaaaaagagggcaaagggggcagggccagtaagagaagggggaggcaccggGAGGGTGCAgcgctaagggaaggtgcaggtgccaggggattctgggggtgaagcagaagggcagacacctgcaggggagggaccagcaccagaggagagaggcagggcaggtctgtagagggaggtgttaggagagggagtagctcacatgatcagagtggggctactggaggagtgggcacaggggggagaggggctggtggaggggggcaggtcgcaggagggctgagggcagtgagaagggcaggagtcaggacagcagaggagggtgaggagttggggggcagcaggcaccaggggagatgatggagcaaggagaggagacatggcagcagagagaaaggggaaaggtttataaaatatttatgaataacttggtctgctgcccacggccagtttgtttgtgctccgcagtgcagtttgggtttatgtgggatcaacacatggccagtgagtgggaaccaaaacaaaaaagtagtcagtgtaatgatcttctgttgctgtgcgttttagtagttaaattcttggactgtcattgctcatgaaaagtgctgtcacatgggtagaaatctggtaaatgttgcattttgttaatatcagcagaactcactcaaatggggcctgtgtgttgtgtgtcttgccttaatctttgtattcattcctgtCCGTGTGAGACGCTATTTGTatgtatttgcttgcatatgcaaccacacttaggttgaggcctcagcatgttctgtaagtatcagtgtggcccctggggcttccaaagttgagctgccctagctcatccctgacaagtgtctgtctaacctggtcttacatatctccagggatggagattccacaatctccctaggcaatgtattccactgtttaaccaccctgacagggaggaagcttttcctaatgtccaacctaaacctcccttgctgcagtttaagcccattgcttctcatcctaacctcagaggccaaggagaacaatttttcttcctcctccttatgttactcttttagggtatgtctacactaccctcctagttcaaactaggagggtaatgtaggcatactgcacttgcaaatgaagcccgggatttgaatttcccgggcttcatttgcataagcggggagccgccatttttaaaaccccgctggttcgaaccccgtgcagcgcggctacatggggctcgaactaggtagttcggactaggctttgaggtgtaccggtagttcagaataggaagcctagtccgaactacctagttcgagccccgtgtagccgcgctgcactggGTTctaaccagcggggttttaaaaatggcggctccccgcttatgcaaatgaagcccgggaaattcaaatcccgggcttcatttgcaagtgcggtatgcctacattaccctcctagttcgaactagcggggtagtgtagacatacccttagatacttgaaagctgctctcatgtccctttttggtcttctctttgccaaggtaaacaaggccaattccttcagccttgcctcttatctcatgttctctagaccttttatcatttgtgttgatcttctctggactttctccagtttctccacgtttcctgaaatgtggcacccagaactggacatgatactccaactGTGGCCttatgtagatggctcattccctgcttaGACTGGGctggttaatttccaatcctcctgtttattcttttcctaagccaggaagtcacagtagttctgatgggggtgctgcaggaaggcatcccgcactgccccctgcctgaaaccttgtgcaggtattaaacagctgtccagcccaccccagaggtgactgcatttcagcgtgcctgaagcaacacagcaccagcaatggacaggagaatggctcctgggcatggcttgctcatgactgcttcagtcccattggatgggcctcagcctctttccttcccctcccccgctttgcaatggggctgtagactctggggggatagaggtggaggcaggcagaggtgtctccatgcggcagatgtagacacgtctctgtattaatcattctctcattgaagtttttagctttgtattgagtccttttacatggaaacattGAATtatgtcttggtagaatagtccctaggacaagtgaggcagagactgtccctgtggggtgaatgaggtgggaatggataaggcggaaggtgacACCTCTGGGAAGCTGCAAAAGTTGGaaaggggatggaagccagatccaagatcaatgagccctgggaagtgggcccaatgaaaggagactggacctgtggatgccttgggggtcagcagcaagggcctgctttgggaagccccctctctggaggtgaatgtggcagcattgagacaccacccagaagcaggcgccacagacactaactgcagagtcaTGGGACGGCTCTTGCACATGCATTAGATGATAGaactgcaggaggtgggggagcagtggcgtagtgagggggccgcaggcgtcagttgcccctgggagaaaaataatataaaatttagttaaaaatagatgtcacacattttttaaaggaatcccatatctcctgccttttgtttatttttgtctctttaggctcccagttaaaattttcaaaagcacttgagtgactaaagacatattttaaaattggacttggaaatctaagctcagattttcaaagataattaagctcctaaagagacagttgccaactcagatcttcaaagatatctatctgatctttacacacctttgaaaatctggtcataagtgtcctagctAGTTCTGAATGTGAGATggaggagcccagtcctaattccttcaggcttttttttttttttttaatttgaacattaaatgcatggatcaaaattataggtgctttgtgaatatgctgacttgagagtgggaAGATTTCCtatgtcatgtatgattcctgggaacccatctcaaatatgaaaaactaggttgatacctgttcatatcaggagctgttgaattcagttcaccatttgcagtatctcagaGACGGCAGCCCCTTCAGCTGtttcaatttaaagggcttgtgccttccccacAGTTGCTAGGCAAGGTGCGTGGAAgatgcgagccctttaaatagaagcagtttgaAGTCTTGGGGCTCCTCTCCTGCTCCGAGGCACTGAGCTGGGGCGCGGGGCCTGAAACTAcctcgtgggccagatcaaagccctaggtgggccagatccagcccactgagaggctttttcccacccctgctgtacagcATGTTCTGGCCATGTGTTGTCCAGGTTTGGCCTACTCTTCACTTCCTTTTTGTGTTCCCAATTTAGTTTGTCCATTCCTACTTTGTTCACAGTAGGAACAATCACCTTCCCAGGATGACCTCCCCTCTTCTCTTACCTAGTTCATATATTTTGTCTAGTCGCTTATTGACCCATTTATTTGTCTTAGCACAAAACATTACATTTTTAGCCTGCAAATCTATTTACCTCCcaaatcctgtcttccaagaaaTGAACTTGCCCTCATGTTCATCTGCTTTGGTACAgccctctagggcagtggttctcaaactttttgggctccagagccctttacatgcataaaaatttatgcggagccccagcggtccactgattgtatgtgttgtacctatcgatgtttccagtttgtcaacctcgcaaagcccctggagatgtcttgtggggtcctggggctccgcggagcacagtttgagaaacatggcTCTAGGGTGTTTCTACACCTGTATAGAACCGTCTCCAGTTTCCTGTAGCTCAGCTCTCAGTTGGGCAATGGGAACCAGTTGCTTTatcttcctttgttttaaatcagTGGTGTTAATGCACGAGGGGGACAGGGATGCATTTGATCACCAGTGACTCCCATTCAGTGCAACTTGTCACAGTCTCTGTCACATTTTCTTTAATCTGCGCACTTGGCTATATGGCCTGGGTCCGAAGCTGAGTCAGAGGCAAAATTCAGACTAAATCCTTCCAGGCTCCTTTTCCATGGTGGTGACCTCACCAAAAAGTTGTGGGACCCAAAGCCCATGCAgcgtgtcatgttattggattttggggagcagccaggtcactgctgcactcATGGGGGGGTGTTCACCCCAAAAGTACAAAGAGGgctatgtgaggtgtcaaacaaaaggtTACTTGCTGCTGATTCTGTATATGTGCTTCATATagctgtataatgtctgtgtgtggagttatgaatatgtactctgtatggagactggaagtttctctgtaccCAAGACCCACCTATGAAGGAATCTAAGTGCCTGGTCAGAGACCATGTGgctgtctccagcttggaagaagccaggaaggaggtataaataggccatgtggccgacttCATCTTGGTCTCCAGATCTGTTCCTGTCCCCAGATgcagcctcgcagggaatcacgagccgggaagaactgtggacccatcctaacataggatgtgcaccaaggacttttaagccggcagttataacatctctgctgtgagcctgcatcaagaactgggagattcgattcATGTGATGTATgatactttaataaccttactctcatgcttttctttcttgtagtaataaacctttagattgtagattctaaaggattggctcagtgtgatttgttggtaagatccagagtgtaaattgacctgggaattgtggctggtttcttggaaccagacagaacttgttcagggtaggtgagatcgggttctaagaccccccacctgtgcaTGAGACCCAGGGCCAtgtggggcatggatattgctggggtgttggaggggttttgcttgtgaggcttcaggcaggcagctgaagcgctctgggggactggtttgtggcctgtttgggaaggtctccagtctgggggctagagagagctccgaatttgagcaattcgccctgagtggatgccctcagctgtgcccagacccagcccggtccatcacactGTGTCCATGAGCCATACCGCCCCTTCATTCTCTGTGACAAGT belongs to Pelodiscus sinensis isolate JC-2024 chromosome 7, ASM4963464v1, whole genome shotgun sequence and includes:
- the LOC142830262 gene encoding gamma-crystallin B-like translates to MACRLNPATMGKITLYEDRNFQGRSFECSGDHPDFQSQLSRCNSVRVESGCFMLYERPNFQGQQCFLKRGDYPDMQSEGFSTSMKSCRLIPPHRGTYRIKIYEKEDHRGNMAELTEDSPQVMDQLRSHEMLSCSVLEGHWILYEMPNYRGRQYLLRPGEYRRFSEWGSMSGKVGSLRRATDMY